One window from the genome of Jiangella alba encodes:
- a CDS encoding LacI family DNA-binding transcriptional regulator, producing MVTVKEIAAAAGVSPTVVSAVLHGSRHVRVSEATRAVVLAKVEELGYTTNFAARSLRTARSGVLAVVAPKLSNPVFTPMLDGIHDAAEERGYVIMLAEAMRLVDGSRMLERILGHGQVDGTILRPSADLDSAGVRSMLRREAPVLVLDEVDDRTTPWLAIDDAAAARVATEHLLERGHTRIGFLGGWLGPHATFRPRKGFRHINLRRLDGYRQALRAAGIEPRDDDVIESDFAASAGRDAVERIVALRDRPTALVVNNATTSVGVVGGAITAGLRVPDDLAVVAIHDIDVLADVAPRISAVRMPMYELGHVGTTLLARAIEGETIPSQVLASPPPELLRRETT from the coding sequence ATGGTGACCGTCAAGGAGATCGCGGCGGCCGCCGGAGTCTCGCCGACCGTGGTGTCGGCCGTCCTGCACGGCAGCCGGCACGTCCGCGTGAGCGAGGCCACCCGTGCGGTCGTCCTCGCGAAGGTCGAGGAGCTCGGCTACACGACGAACTTCGCCGCGCGCTCGCTGCGCACCGCGCGTTCCGGCGTCCTCGCCGTCGTCGCGCCGAAGTTGAGCAACCCGGTCTTTACGCCCATGCTCGACGGCATCCACGACGCCGCCGAGGAGCGCGGCTACGTGATCATGCTGGCCGAGGCCATGCGGCTGGTCGACGGCTCGCGCATGCTGGAGCGCATCCTCGGCCACGGGCAGGTCGACGGCACGATCCTGCGGCCCAGCGCCGATCTCGACTCCGCCGGGGTCCGGTCGATGCTGCGCCGCGAGGCGCCGGTCCTCGTGCTCGACGAAGTGGACGACCGCACGACGCCCTGGCTGGCCATCGACGACGCCGCCGCCGCGCGCGTCGCCACCGAGCATCTGCTGGAACGCGGGCACACCCGCATCGGCTTCCTCGGCGGCTGGCTGGGTCCGCATGCCACGTTCCGGCCGCGCAAGGGCTTCCGCCACATCAACCTGCGCCGTCTCGACGGCTACCGCCAGGCCCTGCGCGCGGCGGGCATCGAGCCACGCGACGACGACGTCATCGAGTCCGACTTCGCCGCCAGCGCCGGGCGCGACGCCGTCGAGCGGATCGTGGCGCTGCGCGACCGGCCGACGGCGCTCGTCGTCAACAACGCCACCACCTCCGTCGGCGTGGTCGGCGGCGCCATCACCGCCGGCCTGCGGGTGCCGGACGACCTCGCCGTCGTCGCCATCCACGACATCGACGTCCTGGCCGATGTCGCGCCCAGGATCAGCGCGGTCCGGATGCCGATGTACGAACTCGGCCACGTCGGCACGACGCTGCTCGCTCGGGCGATCGAGGGCGAGACCATCCCGTCGCAGGTCCTGGCCTCGCCGCCACCAGAACTGCTGCGACGCGAGACCACCTGA
- a CDS encoding polysaccharide pyruvyl transferase family protein, producing the protein MTDPATNGPTILLRSSWQTPNIGDVAHTPGALRALARYAPEARLALWPVAIGARERAMLAAAFPDLDIVDGDLRPDGSATTPELAAALDAADVLVHGSGPSLVRADDLRVWAATGKPYGLFGVSVDPLNPMFTGTLDEIETMVRSLGRGGIDDHQLAVLDGAAFVYCRDSITEVFLRSLGLTGPAVAFGPDATVAFDLLDEEAAARTKARHGLADGAYLCAVPRLRWTPYHRIRGEAPTLLDARRTAYNDLWAGHDLGVLAAAVVAYVRRTGHPVLVAPEMSYAVELAEEHFGDALPADVRPYVRVLDRFWSAPEAMTVYRDAEAVVSLECHSPLMAMSQGTPAVYVRQPTDTLKGRMYADLGVPHRSTEIGDGPVPVVTALQRILDDPVAARAETAAIRDRAHDRLRGMAEHVMACAAPLISHTAPPLGT; encoded by the coding sequence GTGACCGACCCGGCCACGAACGGACCCACGATCCTGCTGCGATCGTCCTGGCAGACGCCGAACATCGGCGACGTCGCGCACACCCCCGGCGCGCTGCGGGCGCTGGCCCGGTACGCGCCGGAGGCGCGGCTGGCGCTCTGGCCGGTGGCCATCGGAGCGCGCGAACGGGCCATGCTCGCCGCCGCGTTCCCAGACCTGGACATCGTCGACGGCGACCTCCGGCCGGACGGCTCGGCGACCACCCCCGAACTGGCGGCCGCCCTCGACGCGGCGGACGTGCTGGTGCACGGGTCCGGGCCGAGCCTGGTCCGCGCCGACGACCTGCGGGTCTGGGCGGCGACGGGCAAGCCGTACGGCCTCTTCGGCGTCTCCGTCGACCCGCTCAACCCCATGTTCACCGGGACCCTCGACGAGATCGAGACCATGGTGCGCTCACTCGGCCGCGGCGGCATCGACGACCACCAGCTGGCCGTGCTCGACGGCGCCGCGTTCGTCTACTGCCGCGACTCGATCACCGAAGTGTTCCTGCGCTCGCTCGGCCTGACCGGCCCGGCGGTCGCGTTCGGCCCGGACGCCACCGTCGCGTTCGATCTGCTGGACGAGGAGGCGGCGGCCAGGACCAAGGCCCGCCACGGGCTGGCCGACGGCGCGTATCTGTGCGCCGTACCGCGGCTGCGGTGGACGCCGTACCACCGGATCCGCGGCGAGGCACCCACGCTGCTCGACGCCCGCCGCACCGCCTACAACGACCTCTGGGCCGGCCACGACCTCGGTGTCCTCGCCGCGGCGGTCGTCGCCTATGTCCGGCGGACCGGCCACCCGGTGCTCGTCGCGCCGGAGATGTCCTACGCCGTCGAGCTGGCCGAGGAGCACTTCGGCGACGCCCTGCCGGCCGACGTGCGCCCGTACGTACGGGTGCTGGACCGGTTCTGGTCCGCCCCGGAGGCGATGACGGTCTACCGTGACGCCGAGGCCGTCGTCAGCCTCGAGTGCCATTCACCGCTCATGGCCATGAGCCAAGGGACGCCCGCCGTCTACGTCAGGCAGCCCACCGACACGCTCAAGGGCCGGATGTACGCCGATCTCGGCGTCCCGCACCGCAGCACCGAGATCGGCGACGGGCCGGTCCCGGTGGTCACCGCGCTGCAGCGGATCCTCGACGATCCCGTGGCCGCGCGCGCGGAGACCGCGGCGATCCGCGACCGGGCGCACGACCGCCTGCGCGGGATGGCCGAGCACGTCATGGCCTGCGCCGCACCACTGATCAGCCACACTGCTCCCCCGCTGGGGACCTGA
- a CDS encoding extracellular solute-binding protein — protein MRTATKRSSTLAVLLALTLGVAACGGDGQDDPTRPAADESVDLDADVTITVGDLPPASEPEEREFFEGQVEAFTAANPNITVEASEELWDVQTFQAKVAAGDLPDVLAVPFTEANSLAERGQIAELSQAMDLAGLTADLDPNLVELVSSDDGGVYAVPTAAQALGLIYNRDLFVQAGLDPDDPPRTWDDVRVAARQITEATGATGFATMTTEGQGGWMLAAGVYSFGGTIENEDGTEATFDDQPATDYLELLHAMRWEDQSMGSNFLYNAAGLVEDFAAGRVGMFIGFSGLYRPAVIRNEMPAESFGMGPMPVGGHADPTALTGGVIQVVSPDATPEERVAAVKWIDFFYLGQFTDETVAVTQAEAGAAAGQAVTVPERPAVSQDAYDQYFEWIAPYLNVPIANFDTYIQAFGEQTLQPEPAVKAQEVYSQLDVVVQQVLTEESADVGTVLGEAATAVDRLLGR, from the coding sequence ATGCGAACCGCAACGAAGCGCTCGTCCACACTCGCCGTCCTGCTCGCGCTGACGCTCGGCGTCGCGGCCTGCGGCGGCGACGGCCAGGACGATCCCACCCGGCCGGCCGCCGACGAAAGCGTCGATCTGGACGCCGACGTCACCATCACCGTCGGCGACCTGCCGCCGGCCAGTGAGCCCGAGGAACGGGAGTTCTTCGAGGGCCAGGTCGAGGCGTTCACGGCGGCCAACCCGAACATCACCGTCGAGGCCAGCGAGGAGCTCTGGGACGTGCAGACGTTCCAGGCCAAGGTCGCCGCCGGCGATCTGCCGGACGTGCTCGCGGTGCCGTTCACCGAGGCGAACTCGCTCGCCGAGCGTGGCCAGATCGCCGAGCTGTCCCAGGCCATGGACCTCGCCGGGCTGACAGCCGACCTCGACCCGAACCTCGTCGAACTGGTCAGCTCCGACGACGGCGGTGTCTACGCCGTCCCGACCGCGGCCCAGGCGCTGGGCCTCATCTACAACCGCGACCTGTTCGTCCAGGCCGGCCTCGACCCGGACGACCCGCCGCGGACCTGGGACGACGTTCGCGTGGCGGCCCGGCAGATCACCGAGGCGACCGGCGCCACCGGGTTCGCCACCATGACGACGGAGGGCCAGGGCGGCTGGATGCTGGCCGCCGGTGTCTACAGCTTCGGCGGCACGATCGAGAACGAGGACGGCACCGAGGCGACCTTCGACGACCAGCCGGCGACCGACTACCTGGAGCTGCTGCATGCCATGCGCTGGGAGGACCAGTCCATGGGCAGCAACTTCCTCTACAACGCCGCCGGACTGGTGGAGGACTTCGCGGCCGGCCGGGTCGGCATGTTCATCGGCTTCTCCGGGCTCTACCGACCGGCCGTGATCCGCAACGAGATGCCCGCCGAGAGCTTCGGCATGGGCCCGATGCCTGTCGGCGGCCACGCCGACCCGACCGCCCTCACCGGTGGCGTCATCCAGGTCGTGAGCCCCGACGCGACGCCCGAGGAACGGGTCGCGGCGGTGAAGTGGATCGACTTCTTCTACCTCGGCCAGTTCACCGACGAGACGGTCGCGGTCACCCAGGCCGAGGCCGGCGCCGCGGCCGGTCAGGCGGTCACCGTCCCGGAGCGCCCGGCGGTGAGCCAGGATGCGTACGACCAGTACTTCGAGTGGATCGCGCCGTACCTGAACGTGCCGATCGCCAACTTCGACACCTACATCCAGGCGTTCGGCGAGCAGACCCTGCAGCCCGAGCCGGCGGTGAAGGCGCAGGAGGTCTACAGCCAGCTGGACGTCGTCGTCCAGCAGGTGCTCACCGAGGAGAGCGCCGACGTCGGCACCGTGCTGGGCGAGGCGGCGACCGCGGTCGATCGGCTGCTGGGCCGGTGA
- a CDS encoding carbohydrate ABC transporter permease: MTVTAPAALEAAAPPRPQPSRRGTLRSWVARGGLTKIAFALPLLFIFGYFSWWPILDGVAMSVQRTNLVDPAEFVGWSNFSYVLSDPLLPKAIGNTILFAVLSLLIGFPVPLLLATFMAELRGARRLYSVLAYLPVIIPPVVAVLLWKFFYSPEPTGLFNTVLGWFGAGPFAWLNSAGTVLPAIVVEATWAYFGSTTIIYLAALTAVRRELYEAAEIDGAGIVRRTWHITLPQIRGVVLVMLLLQVINTMQVFTEPFVFTGGGPNNASTTILLMIYEYAFIEGDYGAATALSVLLALFLGVVSAVYFAATRRLN, translated from the coding sequence GTGACGGTGACGGCGCCCGCCGCGCTGGAGGCCGCGGCACCGCCGCGGCCCCAGCCCTCGCGGCGCGGCACACTGCGGTCGTGGGTGGCCCGCGGCGGGCTCACGAAGATCGCCTTCGCGCTCCCGCTGCTGTTCATCTTCGGGTACTTCTCGTGGTGGCCGATCCTCGACGGCGTCGCGATGTCGGTGCAGCGCACCAACCTCGTCGACCCCGCCGAGTTCGTCGGCTGGAGCAACTTCAGCTACGTGCTCAGCGATCCGCTGCTGCCCAAGGCGATCGGCAACACGATCCTCTTCGCCGTGCTGTCGCTGCTGATCGGGTTCCCGGTGCCGCTGCTGCTGGCGACGTTCATGGCCGAGCTGCGCGGCGCCCGGCGCCTGTACAGCGTGCTGGCGTACCTGCCGGTGATCATCCCGCCGGTGGTGGCCGTGCTGCTGTGGAAGTTCTTCTACAGCCCGGAGCCGACCGGCCTGTTCAACACCGTCCTCGGCTGGTTCGGCGCCGGCCCGTTCGCCTGGCTGAACTCGGCCGGCACCGTGCTGCCGGCGATCGTCGTGGAGGCGACCTGGGCGTACTTCGGCAGCACGACGATCATCTACCTCGCCGCGCTGACGGCGGTGCGGCGGGAGCTCTACGAGGCGGCCGAGATCGACGGCGCCGGCATCGTCCGCCGCACCTGGCACATCACGCTGCCGCAGATTCGCGGCGTCGTGCTGGTGATGCTGCTGTTGCAGGTCATCAACACGATGCAGGTGTTCACCGAGCCGTTCGTGTTCACCGGCGGCGGACCGAACAACGCGTCGACGACCATCCTGCTGATGATCTACGAGTACGCGTTCATCGAGGGCGACTACGGCGCGGCCACCGCGCTGTCCGTCCTGCTCGCGCTGTTCCTGGGCGTGGTCTCCGCCGTGTACTTCGCCGCCACCCGGAGGCTGAACTGA